The genomic DNA TCACACGTGACCAATTGTATCACTATGTAAAATGGCATCATATCAGTAAAGTGCAGGAAGGGAAATATATCAAGATATCGCGCAAAGAGCTTGATGATCTGCTTGCTCCACCTTCGATTTAATGTTATTTACTGGTTATCCTGTGGTTAACTTTAAAATAACCACATCACCAGGAATACACTTGTTTATTTTGCTATCACCACAATAAGAATTAAACCTGAATATAAATTTTAATACATTATATATTATGAGACAACAAACATGTACTACTGTAACACTAAGACAACGCCCTATCAGAAACGGACGAATCTCTCTTTACTTGGACTACTACCCTGCTGTACGTAATCCTAAAACAATGCAACTGAGCAGACGTGAATATTTAGGATTTTACATTTATGCAACCCCCAAAAATGCAATTGAGCTAGATTACAATAATGAAATCCTAGCTAAAGCCGAACTTATCAGATGCCGCCGACAAGAGGCTGTAATCAATGAAGAATTTGGATTTATGGACAGACACAAAATGAGAGCCGACTTTATGGCATATTTCAAAGAAGTATGCCGTAAAAAAGATCATAAATGGCATATTGTTTATCTGCACTTTGAGAAATTTGTCAATGGCAAATGTATGTTTGGAGAAATCACTGTTGACCTATGTAACCGCTTCCGAGACTATCTTCTTCATGCAAGGCAACTAAAACATACAGATAAAATGGTTTCCCGTAATTCAGCTGCCAGTTATTTCTCATTATTCCGAGGAGTTTTGAAACTTGCATATAGAGATAAATATTTACGTGAAAATCCCAATGATTTTCTTGAAAAGATAGAAAGTAGGGATATTCATAAAGAGTTTTTAACACAAGATGAATTAAAGACTCTGGCTTCAACTCCATGCGATATACCTGTATTAAGAAATGCATCCCTTTTCTCATGTCTTACCGGATTACGCATCAGTGATATATTGAATCTTAAGTGGGAAAACTTATGCACAGCCCCCGATCTGGGACATTGTATTCGTCTTCGTACGCAAAAGACACAGACAGAAGCCCTACTACCTATCAGTTATGAAGCATACGCACTTTGTGGAGAACCGGGCACAGGTAAAGTGTTCAAAGAATTGCGCCGTTGCATGACTGGATACCCTCTTAAAGCATGGATAAAGAAAGCTGGTATTCAAAAACATATAACATTCCACTGCTTTAGGCACACATATGCTACACTACAGATCGCAGCCGGTACAGACATCTTCACAGTGTCAAAAATGCTTACTCACAAGAATGTTGCAACAACACAAATCTATGCTGAATTAGTAAGTGAAAAGAAAAGAGAAACTGTCGATAAAATATCACTAAAGTAATATGCAATAAAATTGCATATCTGAAACAAACATGCAATAGTGATCAAAAGTTTTATATGCATAGCCGTTGAGAAAAATCGAAGTTTCCCAACGGCTTTTTCATTTATGTAACAATACAAAATACAGTTAAAAATGTAAATTTTCTTTGTTCGTTTTTTTATAAGTATGATTGGCGATTTCACGAAGTATGATACTTATATTATATTAAAAACCAGACATTTTGTAATCATTTCCTTTAATTTCTGATACTTCAAAAATATATTTGCATCAAAATCAATAACAAAAAATCACTAATTATGAAAAGATTAAATTTATTCCATTTTGCTGTAATATATGTAACTGCAATATGTTCAATTACCTCAATTCCCAGATATCTGATATTGAAAGGAAACTCTCCACATAGTCTAGATCTTGTATTATACTCACTCTTCACTACCCTACTTTTTATTACAATCATATTTATGGTTGAAACAGCTTACTGTAAATATATTGTACCTACAATATGTAATTTTATTGATGTATTACAAGATCAAAGAAGTAAAAGGATTAACAAAATACAGGGAAATACGAAAAGGAATGGTAGACTATCGATGAAACTATTTCATAAAACCATTGATGATGATAAAGAAAAGACAGAAAATTCTATATTGTACTCTCATGAGGAAGAAGTAAGATTGGATAGAGAACGTATCAAAAAAGAAAAAGATGATACAATAAAAGAAGTCATGTCTTATTTTGAAGCTACTTTCAAAGATATACTGACAAGCAATGAAATGAGTGTCATGAAAGAAAATATTATGGCCTTAAACAATAAAACAGAAATAAAGACAGCTGTATTACGTCGTTTGAATGGAGTTACATCAAAAGATTTATACCATTTAGCTAGAAATATCGGGAAACGGTTAGGATGCTCAAACATGCAAATAGCACATTTCATCAAAAAAAGTTTTCAGCTTATGCTTGAAGATACTGAGATACTGACCATTTCAAGCAAACTCACCTGTAATGAAGGCCGGTTTACTATAAAAATTATTCCTATCGGAACACCGCTCGTTGCACAGTCTCTTCCCCTTTCAAAAGATTAATATAGAAAAAACATTACTATCCATTGGTTAACTTATAATCCACCAGTTAACCAATAATACACCATCTTTCTTTGCTGAAAATCAATTTAAAATGATGAAGATGAAATTAAATTTCGAGGAATTACCTCAAGCCACAGCTTTTCTATTGGAGAAGGTGGAAGAACTGACGATTTCTATTAATGAGATGAAGCAGTTATTAAAGAGACAGACAGCAGCAAAGGAAGAAATGATTGGTATTAACGAGGCTTGTGAGATACTCAGTCTGGCTAAGCCAACGGTTTATGCTCTTGTTCAGGCAAATAAAATTCCCTATTATCAACCTGGGAAAATGCTTAAATTCAAACGTACCGAACTTATGGAGTGGATGGAAAAAACCGATTGACAAAGAGAGCCTATACAAAGAGATACAAAAAGGAGTAAAACATAAGCCAAAATCAGGATGGGAGGAATTTTAGATATGGGAAAAATTGAAATGACAGATGAATACGTAAGAGTTGGTACCACACTCTATAAAATAGTTTTTCAGCCTCTTATTAATGGCACATTTGCGAAGCGTAGAGTCCCTTGGAGTATGGGGACTTTACGTTATGATCATGGGAAAGACTTCATAGCAAGTGTTCCTAAATACGATGGTTTCTGTACAGTTCCAAGTCACGTAGATTATAAGAGGAATATTGGCTCGTTCCTTAATCTGTATGAGCCGATTACTCATATCCCTCAAAAAGGGAAGTTTCCACATATACAAGAACTTATTCATCATATATTCGGAGAACATTATGAGTTAGGTATGGATTACTTTCAGCTTCTTTATCTCAACCCTGTGCAGAAACTGCCTATTCTCCTTTTGGTTTCGCAAGAAAGAAACACCGGTAAAAGTACCTTTCTGAATTTTCTGAAAGCAATCTTTCAGGATAACGTCACATTTAACACCAACGAAGATTTTCGTAGCCAGTTCAATGCTGATTGGGCCGGCAAATTACTCATTGGAGTTGACGAAGTGTTGCTTAACCGTAGAGAGGATTCTGAACGATTAAAGAATCTAAGTACAGCAAGTGTATACAAGATTGAAGCAAAGGGTAAAGACCGCTGTGAAGTGCAATTTTTTGGTAAATTCATCATGTGTTCCAATAATGAAGATACCCCTGTTCTTATAGAACCGGGAGAAACACGTTATTGGATGCGAAAAATTAATCCTCTCAAAAATGATGATACAAGTTTTCTTCAAAAACTTATCACGGAAATTCCAGCATTCCTTTACTTTCTTCAACACCGTCAACTCACTACGGACAAAGAAAGCAGAATGTGGTTCAGTCCGCAACAGATACATACGCCAGCTCTCGACAGGATTATCAATTGTAGCAGGAATCATACAGAAATAGATCTCGCTGAAATCTGCATAAATATCATGGATACCATGAGCCAGGATAAATTGACTTTCTGTATTAATGACATTCAACAGTTATTAATGCTTAGTAATATCAAGGTTGAAACCTATCAGATTCGAAACATTCTAAAAAGGAACTGGAGACTTACACCTACTGACAATTCTCTTGCTTATTCAACCTTCATAAAAAACTTCCCTCCAGGCCCACCGTATCGAGAAGAAAAGAAAACTGGCCGCTATTATACCATTACAAAAGAATTTCTTAAAAAGTTCCGATGATTTGATGAAATGATGAATATTGTATTTAAACAAAAGGGAATGAATGATTTATAACTCATCAAATTTTCATCATAATTCAGCATAAAGACTCAATGTTGCTTTATTTGAGGCATTGAGTCTTTTTTTCTTCCCTATTATTTAAATAAATCCTTAATAGTTTTTCCTACGAACAGCACTTCTTTATTAATTGCATTTTTTAGTATTGCCTTTGTTATATTTTGTGCATCAATTTTAAATTGTTTTATTTCTGTATGATTTTCTTCCTCAAATTTCACTTCTTTAATCTTAATGTCTCCCCATTCTGTTTTTACATAAGCATCCTCAAAAGGATAAACATAGCCATCATCTTGCTTGGAATTTTTAGGCAACCCATCTTCCAATTTTTGTATATCTGCAATAATCTTACCTTCAGAATTCCTAATCGTATCCTCCTTAGTAGTTAAAGGGATATGGGTAGCATTAATCCATTTACCACAAACGGGGGAACAGAGCCAATCTAATCGTTGCTTATATGATTGGATATTTAAATCATGTGCTTTAGCCCAATCTTCATCAACCTGAAAAAGTCTATGTCTAACAGAACTATCAATAGTTAATGTGGTTTCAGCAACAATTGCCTCTCCATCTTCTGGTTCTCTTAATTCCATTAAATCAATTCCGTAATGCTCACCATATTTCTTTGCCCCCTCTTGATAACCCTTCTTGGTAACCATAATGCCTTTTACTTCTTCCAAGTCATAAAGGACACCAAAAAAGTCTCTCACTTTACCAATAGATACTGTATGGTTATAATTCTTACATTCTATTGCAATCTTGAATATAGTATTATCATATTGATATTCCCAGTATACATCTATTTGATGCTTCTGGCCTGACTTTCCTATCAATTTCACATTATGCATAACCTCTATATTCTTTACATACAAATTCTTCAAAATCTCATTATAAATCTCTTGAGCAAATTTCTCATATTCAATATTATCATTCATAAAAATCAATTTTAAGATTGTCTATATTTCAAAAGTAAACAATTTATCTTAATCAAAATCTCCTAGATACATTGTTTTCGACTATAATACAGTATGAAATTGAATTATACGCAATAAAATTTCCTTTTACGGCTAATTATTAATTAAAACTCAATTGCTTTTTTAGGCAAAAGGATTATATTTGTATAATTGTTAATTAAAGATGAGATATGTCCAACAAAAAAATAAACCGAATCAAGGTGATGCTAGCCGAGAAGGAAAAGACCAATAAATGGCTGGCAGAACAAGTGGGGAAAGATCCTGCTACCATCTCCAAATGGTGTACAAATACGGCACAACCCAGTTTAGAAATGCTACTTCAAATAGCTAAAGTGCTTAATGTGGAGGTTAAGGACTTGCTCAGAGAGTCTGATGAATAAGATTTCTATATACTAAGTATTCTCAAATAAATGCAGAATGTCTGCATTCTTAATTTAAACCTTTGCTTATGATATTCTCATATAGAGTAAGCTAAATTCAAAATTGATTTTATGAACAAACAACAACTTGCCAATAAAATATGGGCATCTGCCAACAAGATGCGTTCCAAGATAGAAGCCAACGAATATAAAGACTATATACTTGGCTTAATCTTCTATAAATTCCTGTCGGACAATGAGGTGAACTATCTGAAAAGTATCGGATGGACTGATGAGGATATTGTGACACTTGTAGAAAATCATGAAGACCAGGAAGCAGTCATGATGATGGAATATTGCAGAAATAACATCGGCTACTTCATTGAATACAAAAATCTGTTCGGCACATGGCTGAAGCCCAATTCTGAATTTAGCGTGGCCGACTTGAGCGGAGCGCTCAACAGCTTCGACCGCCTGATCAGTCCTAACTACAGACATGTATATGAAAACGTATTCAAGACACTACAGGCCGGTTTGAGTAAATTAGGCGAAAATACGACCTCACAAACACGTGCACTGAAGAATTTGATAAAGCTGATAAAAGATATACCTACCGATGGAAGCCAGGACTATGACGTGCTGGGATATGTATATGAATACCTTATCAGTAACTTTGCAGCCAATGCCGGGAAAAAGGCCGGAGAGTTCTATACGCCTCACGAAGTGGCTATCCTGATGTCTGAAATTGTGGCTGAACACCATAAGAATAAAGACAAAATTGAAATTTATGACCCTACAAGCGGTTCAGGTTCTTTGTTGATTACTATCGGTAAATCGGTTGGGCGCCATATCGAGGACAAGAACAAGGTGAAATACTATGCGCAGGAGCTGAAGGAAAACACTTACAACCTGACACGTATGAACCTGGTGATGCGTGGTATCAAACCGGATAACATCAATACCCGTTGTGCCGACTCTCTGGAAGAAGACTGGCCTTTGCAGACCGACGGCGGTGACATCGGCAAACCGCTTTACGTGGATGCCGTTGTCAGCAATCCCCCCTATTCTCAACAGTGGGATGCCAACGACCGTGAACTGGATGCACGTTTCAAGGATTATGGTGTAGCTCCTAAAAGCAAAGCTGATTACGCCTTTTTGCTTCATGAACTCCATCATCTTAAACCGGACGGAATCCTGACGATTGTGCTTCCTCACGGGGTTCTCTTCCGTGGCGATGCTGATGAAAATAGTGAAGGAGAAGGCAAAATCCGTCGCAACCTCATTGAGAAGAACAACATCGATGCCATTATCGGACTGCCTGCCAATATTTTCTTCGGCACAGGTATTCCTACCCTCATTATGGTGCTCAAACAGCATCGTGACAATGACGACGTGCTGATTATCGATGCCTCGAAGGGTTTTGTTAAGGAAGGAAAAAATAACAAGTTGCGCGAATGTGATATCAAACGTATTGCCGATACGGTACGCGAGCGAAAGACGATTCCCGGATACTCCCGTACAGTGTCCCGTG from Parabacteroides merdae ATCC 43184 includes the following:
- a CDS encoding site-specific integrase; the protein is MRQQTCTTVTLRQRPIRNGRISLYLDYYPAVRNPKTMQLSRREYLGFYIYATPKNAIELDYNNEILAKAELIRCRRQEAVINEEFGFMDRHKMRADFMAYFKEVCRKKDHKWHIVYLHFEKFVNGKCMFGEITVDLCNRFRDYLLHARQLKHTDKMVSRNSAASYFSLFRGVLKLAYRDKYLRENPNDFLEKIESRDIHKEFLTQDELKTLASTPCDIPVLRNASLFSCLTGLRISDILNLKWENLCTAPDLGHCIRLRTQKTQTEALLPISYEAYALCGEPGTGKVFKELRRCMTGYPLKAWIKKAGIQKHITFHCFRHTYATLQIAAGTDIFTVSKMLTHKNVATTQIYAELVSEKKRETVDKISLK
- a CDS encoding helix-turn-helix domain-containing protein, whose protein sequence is MMKMKLNFEELPQATAFLLEKVEELTISINEMKQLLKRQTAAKEEMIGINEACEILSLAKPTVYALVQANKIPYYQPGKMLKFKRTELMEWMEKTD
- a CDS encoding primase-helicase family protein codes for the protein MGGILDMGKIEMTDEYVRVGTTLYKIVFQPLINGTFAKRRVPWSMGTLRYDHGKDFIASVPKYDGFCTVPSHVDYKRNIGSFLNLYEPITHIPQKGKFPHIQELIHHIFGEHYELGMDYFQLLYLNPVQKLPILLLVSQERNTGKSTFLNFLKAIFQDNVTFNTNEDFRSQFNADWAGKLLIGVDEVLLNRREDSERLKNLSTASVYKIEAKGKDRCEVQFFGKFIMCSNNEDTPVLIEPGETRYWMRKINPLKNDDTSFLQKLITEIPAFLYFLQHRQLTTDKESRMWFSPQQIHTPALDRIINCSRNHTEIDLAEICINIMDTMSQDKLTFCINDIQQLLMLSNIKVETYQIRNILKRNWRLTPTDNSLAYSTFIKNFPPGPPYREEKKTGRYYTITKEFLKKFR
- a CDS encoding restriction endonuclease codes for the protein MNDNIEYEKFAQEIYNEILKNLYVKNIEVMHNVKLIGKSGQKHQIDVYWEYQYDNTIFKIAIECKNYNHTVSIGKVRDFFGVLYDLEEVKGIMVTKKGYQEGAKKYGEHYGIDLMELREPEDGEAIVAETTLTIDSSVRHRLFQVDEDWAKAHDLNIQSYKQRLDWLCSPVCGKWINATHIPLTTKEDTIRNSEGKIIADIQKLEDGLPKNSKQDDGYVYPFEDAYVKTEWGDIKIKEVKFEEENHTEIKQFKIDAQNITKAILKNAINKEVLFVGKTIKDLFK
- a CDS encoding helix-turn-helix transcriptional regulator, which produces MSNKKINRIKVMLAEKEKTNKWLAEQVGKDPATISKWCTNTAQPSLEMLLQIAKVLNVEVKDLLRESDE
- a CDS encoding type I restriction-modification system subunit M; this encodes MNKQQLANKIWASANKMRSKIEANEYKDYILGLIFYKFLSDNEVNYLKSIGWTDEDIVTLVENHEDQEAVMMMEYCRNNIGYFIEYKNLFGTWLKPNSEFSVADLSGALNSFDRLISPNYRHVYENVFKTLQAGLSKLGENTTSQTRALKNLIKLIKDIPTDGSQDYDVLGYVYEYLISNFAANAGKKAGEFYTPHEVAILMSEIVAEHHKNKDKIEIYDPTSGSGSLLITIGKSVGRHIEDKNKVKYYAQELKENTYNLTRMNLVMRGIKPDNINTRCADSLEEDWPLQTDGGDIGKPLYVDAVVSNPPYSQQWDANDRELDARFKDYGVAPKSKADYAFLLHELHHLKPDGILTIVLPHGVLFRGDADENSEGEGKIRRNLIEKNNIDAIIGLPANIFFGTGIPTLIMVLKQHRDNDDVLIIDASKGFVKEGKNNKLRECDIKRIADTVRERKTIPGYSRTVSRDEIRQNGYNLNIPRYVDSSDPVEKFDIYATMFGGIPHSEIDELQKYWDTFPSLREELFRADTDKPYSQLRAEDTQSVIEQNADVKAFQKRFARAFEGFANSVHHRLIDHVDTINPQKELDAISDDIFARLHETPLINRYAAYQALADNWQGITNDIETIQQEGIGAVRVVEPAYKLVKKGDEEIEVPDGLKGRIIPFELVQQEKFQDELKAIAGLQMRVEEISGELDEIRESFSEEESEAYLDSEKENAFDKKAITAGAKAKKDAVEEETKEKLKKIVKLWEEQKNKNKQIKEAKQALIDKTVEAIENLSDEDISLFLHKKWIDPIIKGIDETLTEVLSAFETKVLTLGKKYAISYKQLNEDLGKSQKELSDLIGELTGDEFTLLGLNELINGEKK